The DNA segment CTTTTTCCTGCTTGCCTGTTGGCATTTCACATCATATGTATCAGGCTTTATCTGCACCGATTGAAAATCGCATCTTCTTTGTCGGTGAAGCAACTTCTTCAACTGATCCTTCAACTGTACATGGTGCTTATACCAGTGGAGTTAATGCAGCTAATCAAGTAGCTTTATTATCTAAAGAGATGAAAAACACAGTAAAAAAAAATGATATAGATACAAACCTTTTAGTAGAAAAAGGGACTAAGATTAAAAAACTAGTTAGTTAAAGTATTAATAATGTAAGTTTCTAGGTTGTGAAATATGAAAATACGCGCGCTTGAAAATAGTTTAAATGATTGTGGAGAGATGCCAGTTTGGCATCAAAAAGAGCAGGTGCTTTACTGGGTTGATGTACTAAAACCAAAATTATTTAGTTATCATCTAACAAGTGACAGTTATTATGAATATACACTTCCCGATTGTATTTACTTTATGGAGATCGCACCTGATGGTTATCTATATGCTATTTTGGGAAATGATTTAGTCCAGCTGCATATTAATGATCATAAACTCCAGATAAAAAAGATTATAGAAAATTTGTGTGATGATTCGCGTGTTAGATTTAATGATGGTAAATTTGATGCTAAGGGTAGGCTTTTTTCAGGCACGATGGATTTTGAACAAAAAAATCCGATTGGAAAATTATATTGTATTTCTCCATCAGGTAAAATAGAAGTTGTTGATGAAGGCTTTATCGTTTCAAATGGTACGGATTTTAATCATGATTTTACTTCAATGTATTTTACTGATAGTAGGCAAAGTACAATCTATCAATATGATTATAATTTAGAAAATGGCAGTATTTCAAATAAGCGGCCTTTAGTTATTTACGATCATGGCGATGGTGTACCAGATGGTATGGCCGTAGATAGAAACGGAGACCTATGGATCGCCGTGTGGTCTGGTTGGAGAATAGATCATTTTTCATCAGATGGCCAACTTATTGAATCGATTAAAACAACCGCACGAAATATGACTTGTCCTGTTTTTGCAGGAGATAATCAACAGTTATTATTTGCAACCTCTGCAACTTTTGATTTAGAAGCAATTAACGATATGGGTAAAGATGCCGGAAAAACATTATTAATTGATTTGAAAGATTAGTTTATTTAAAATTGATAGATAAAAATATTAGTAGTTTTGCGTCATATAAATATATTATACTAGCTATTGTAAATATTAGATTATCTAAAAAAAGAGGACAGTATGTATAGAAATAGAGTAATTTGTATCATATTAAGTATTTTGCCATTATCCCTATTTGCTGCAAATTTAACGGTTGATGTAACGAATATCAATAGTACAAAAGGGCAAATTATTATAGGTTTATTTAATAATCCGCAAAGCTTTCCGCATGCAGGAGAAAAATATACAGCTAAGAAAATTAAACCAATTACAGGGGATGCTGCATCAACAACTTTCAAAAATCTACCAACAGGGGAATATGCAGTTATCGCCTTCCATGATTCTAATGATGATGGTAAGTTAGATCGAAAATTTGGAAGGCCGATTGAGCAATATGGTTTTAGTAATAATGCAACAGGCTTTATGGGGCCACCATCATTTAGTGCAGCAGGGGTGAAATTATCCAAAGATCAAACAAAGAAAATTACAATTAAACTGAATGATGCTTGAGTGAGTATAGTATTTCGTTCTTGGAAGCTTAATTATGTCTATGCAAAAACAATTAGAAATTAACACTTCAGGTCGTGGAATTTATGATATTACAAGTAGTATTAATTCATTAGTTATCAGTGCTAATATATCAGCTGGTTTATGTCACATCTTTTGTCAGCATACTAGCTGTTCTTTAACCCTATGTGAAAATTATGATGATGATGTTAAAGTGGATATTGAAACCTATTTATCAGAGTTAGTCGTTGATGGAGATAGTCGCTTTTTACATACAGCTGAAGGTAAAGATGATATGTCAGCACATATACGCACGATGTTAACGCAAAGTGAGCTTACGATTCCAATTATTGATAATCATTTGGCATTAGGCCGTTGGCAAGGAATAAATCTATATGAACATCGCTATGGCAGCTATCATAGAAATTTGATGATAACATTAATTGGCTAATTGGGCTTTATTCATGCCGGATGTTAATATACAGTTTGAAAAAGTACTAAATAAACATAAAGCAATCATTTTAGAGTGGTTTAGTAAGGATCATGTCAAAGCATTTTACTATGGTGAAGGTTTAGAAAATACGCTGAATAATCTTCAATTATACTGTCAAGGCACTAATGATAATGGGCATTATTCATTTGATCATTGGATTGCTTATTATGGTAATCAGCCATTTGGATTTTTAATGACTTCACCTGTTACTGGCCCTTATGATTGTGATGATGACTATAATAAGTGGCATGAGACTGGTAAGAAAATTTATACACTAGATTTATTAATTGGAGAGGCTGCGTTTTTAAA comes from the bacterium SCSIO 12844 genome and includes:
- a CDS encoding SMP-30/gluconolactonase/LRE family protein; the encoded protein is MKIRALENSLNDCGEMPVWHQKEQVLYWVDVLKPKLFSYHLTSDSYYEYTLPDCIYFMEIAPDGYLYAILGNDLVQLHINDHKLQIKKIIENLCDDSRVRFNDGKFDAKGRLFSGTMDFEQKNPIGKLYCISPSGKIEVVDEGFIVSNGTDFNHDFTSMYFTDSRQSTIYQYDYNLENGSISNKRPLVIYDHGDGVPDGMAVDRNGDLWIAVWSGWRIDHFSSDGQLIESIKTTARNMTCPVFAGDNQQLLFATSATFDLEAINDMGKDAGKTLLIDLKD
- a CDS encoding DUF2141 domain-containing protein — translated: MYRNRVICIILSILPLSLFAANLTVDVTNINSTKGQIIIGLFNNPQSFPHAGEKYTAKKIKPITGDAASTTFKNLPTGEYAVIAFHDSNDDGKLDRKFGRPIEQYGFSNNATGFMGPPSFSAAGVKLSKDQTKKITIKLNDA
- a CDS encoding secondary thiamine-phosphate synthase enzyme YjbQ; this encodes MSMQKQLEINTSGRGIYDITSSINSLVISANISAGLCHIFCQHTSCSLTLCENYDDDVKVDIETYLSELVVDGDSRFLHTAEGKDDMSAHIRTMLTQSELTIPIIDNHLALGRWQGINLYEHRYGSYHRNLMITLIG
- a CDS encoding GNAT family N-acetyltransferase, which encodes MPDVNIQFEKVLNKHKAIILEWFSKDHVKAFYYGEGLENTLNNLQLYCQGTNDNGHYSFDHWIAYYGNQPFGFLMTSPVTGPYDCDDDYNKWHETGKKIYTLDLLIGEAAFLNKGLADKMIKTFILNDYVDADIFLIDPEAANSKAIHVYEKVGFKKIAEFYPQFNQKLHIMMRLLVDDLKC